Within the Pengzhenrongella sicca genome, the region CCGACCCCGCCTCGGCCACCACGTGCATACCCTCCGCACGCTCGACGACCTCGGCGATGCCGCGACGGACCACCTCATGGTCGTCGACAATCATCACCGTTATGACGGCGGCACGGTCCGCGGACGAGGTCAGGTTGCTGATCACCACCTCGGCATCGTAACGATGAGTGGGACCGTTCCGAACACGGCGGGGCCGAGCACGCCCAAACTGGTGAATCCTGGGGGGGCAAACCCCCGCCACGAGAGGCCACCATGTCGTTCACCCTGCTGCTGCCGACGTCCCTGCCGCTGACCCCGGAGGTGCCCGCCGGCGTCGTCGTCGTCCCGTACGCGGTGGACGAGCCGCTGCCCGCGGCCATCGAGACGGCGGACGCGATGGTGGTCTGGGGCAACCCGGCGGGTCAGCTGCGCGACGCCGCGGCCCGGGGCGCGAGGCTGCGCTGGGTGCAGGCGCTGGCCGCGGGCCCGGACGCAGTGCTCGGCGCAGGCTTCGTTCCGGGCGCGGTCATCACGTCCGGCCGATCGCTGCACGACGGCCCGGTCGCCGAGCACGCGCTGGCGCTCGTGCTCGCCGCCGCGCGGCGCCTGAACCTGCTCGTGCGGGCCCAGACGGCCCACCGCTGGGCGGCGGAGCTCGGCGGCCTGCAGCCCGGCCGGCCCGCGGACTCGTTCCGGACGCTCGCGGGCGCGCGGGTGCTCGTGTGGGGCTTCGGTTCGATCGCGCAGGCACTCGCCCCGCACC harbors:
- a CDS encoding NAD(P)-dependent oxidoreductase, with the protein product MSFTLLLPTSLPLTPEVPAGVVVVPYAVDEPLPAAIETADAMVVWGNPAGQLRDAAARGARLRWVQALAAGPDAVLGAGFVPGAVITSGRSLHDGPVAEHALALVLAAARRLNLLVRAQTAHRWAAELGGLQPGRPADSFRTLAGARVLVWGFGSIAQALAPHLRLLGAEVTGVASSAGERVGFPVIAAADVEAALPTTDLLIGILPATADTHHAISAERLALLPAHAWVVNVGRGTTLDEAALARAVHEGRLGGAALDVFEIEPLPADSPLWDEPNVIVSPHAAGGRPTGASELVSANLAALLAGQPLRNVVAR